A window of Anabas testudineus chromosome 7, fAnaTes1.2, whole genome shotgun sequence genomic DNA:
CACCTATGGCCCCACCAATCATGGGTCCCACCCAGTACACCTACAAAAAATAGACAGTGCACAATGTGTTGTTGAGTATGAAGATTTCACATTACTATGGTTTTGCAAAAGCTTGAAATGATTTTCAGATCTTACCCAGTGGTTGACAAAATTCCTGACCAGGACAGCTGGGGCGAAGGATCTCGCTGGATTCATTCCTGCTCCAGTGTAATACATCTATGTCAAAGACAGAGAGTAGTTGAGAGCTAAGGCTGCAGATGTGCAAACAGTATGTGATGCGATTCCACTGCCGCTACATAGAAACTAGTAAGCTGTTTCAAATCAACCCAAAGTTGATGCTTACGCCCAGCAGATGACCCATTAGCACAGAAAATCCGATCGCCAGAGCCGCAGAACCCAGACGACCATTGCGCCTCTCATCAGTCACAGCAAAGATGCAGACAACGAGCTGCAGGGTGAGGAAGATCTCAATGGTGGTGGCCATGCCAAGGCTGATGCCTGGCTGCAGCTAAAAAATGCAAGGGAGGAAGAAAGATTAGTTACTTTGCTGCACATGTATTGCAGAGATTTGTTGTAGTAGTGCACTGTAATTTTCTTCCTCTGACTGACCTTTGCCAGGCTTGTCAGATTTTCAGTTTATATGACATACTGCACATACAATGGTTGCTTTGAAGATTGTATAATAGTTAATCATTAACATTAGAAGTATTCATGAAGAGCTTAATGCAATATTTGAAAGGCTCTAGTCTGCTAACTTGTAGTAACAGATATAAAGTATTCCAGTGACCGGCAGGTGATCTTACCGTGTTGAGTGCTAGGTTTCCCCTCATGTTGCTGGGTGTGACCCCATAAAGCACAGCAGCACCGGCCAGCGCTCCGAGACACTGTGCCACAATGTAGAAGAAAGCACGGAACAGGGACATCTGGGAGCCAATCAGGTAAGCGAATGTGACGGCTGGGTTGATGTGACCTCCGCTGATGTGGCCAATGGACTGGATGAGGGTGGCAGCCGCCAGCCCAAAGCAAAAAGCAACATGGAGGACATTATGAGGCCCAGTGGTCCAGCGGAGGGCTGCCCCCAGCCCAAAGAATACAAAGAACATGGTGCCATAGAACTCGGCAAACACTGCCCGCCAGAAAGACATGGACCTGAACTCCCACATGGTGTCAAAAGGTCAAACAACAACCTCTAAGCAATGGAGGGATGAATAGTCAAACGAAAAATCTACGGCACGGAGATGCTGCTTCTCCACAATGACACTTTGagatcaaaaaacaaaaagaaaatgaccatAAATTGCCCTCAAACAGAAAATGCCCCTCTACAGCTAAATGCAACAACACGCAAGATGCTCAACATGTAACCCTCATGTAACTGTAAATAATCTGCTACTCGGCTTTCTCAAATCTGATTTCTGTCATAGAGAGCTCCTGAGTGGAGCAATATGCCAGTCTCTGTGCATCTATGTGCCAACCCCGCTGGTTGTTAGTAGAAGAACATGGATAGACAAACGTTAAGCATGTCCTGCAAACATTCAGCCTCTTTACCAGAGCAGGGGGAGATCGGAGGTGTTTTTATAACACCCCAGGGCCACAGCAGCCCCACTGAGCCCAAGGGAGGGGCCATGGCACAATACtccacatcaaaacaaaatcatttaacCCCTCTCCTGCCTTGAcctccctctgtctgctcaGGGCAGAAATCAATCCAAATCTGTTCTAAGaaggttttaattttaaaagactCAGAAATAGTTAAACATTACTGTAACACTGCGCTTAGTTAGTTCGAAGGCTCGTTGTGAAATTAGAACTTGTGGTTGAACTTATGAGGTTAGGGCATGCAAGGAAGTGTATTTGGATTCTGTAGCAATAATCTTTTGCCAAGAACAAAATGCTTAAGAACATCTTATACTTCCACTTTTGAGCTTTTCAGGAAGGTGGAGCTCTAGTAGCTGAATACGACTGTTAGAAGAAAGTGGTTTCAAATTCCATTAATAACAGCACTGACTGTGAAATCCCCTTTAGAAACAGCATTGACTTTTGACCCTGAAAATTAAAAGAAGTGGGCATGTGGTGAGCGGTGGCTTGCCAGCGTAAAGGCAGGTTTTTTACATAGttgacaaataaatgttgatgtaaTTACATTGTCAGCCTTCCTCTTATTTTccattattgtgttttcattgtctCCTCCGTAACGAATGATCAACAGTTCACATTCACTCAAATCAAAGCCGTGCCAAAGCACAAGCAATTTCTCAATTTCTCCACCTGAGCCCTAGATTGGTACAAATTAGGTCTGTGGCAGCAGAACTGATTAGGCAGagttttacattgtgtgtgCTGGATGGGTTTGGAGGCTCAGGTCAGATAAAGCGGTGGAAAATCCATGGTTGGAGAGGAACAGGGGAGAGGAGGGCCTGGCATTGAGCATCTGCACTGGAGCATCATGCTGACCAGGGCAGGCACAGGGATAGCTGCAGCCCTCTGAAAGGATTATGCTGAGATCACAGCTTTTCTCCTTTCATGGCTGGAAACAAAATGCTGGCTGTAACAGTTTCTGCTGGTTTCTATGATCTGTTTGTCTTGCCATCACTGTTGAATCTGAGTTCCCTTTTCCACAGGCCATAGTGGCTGtatatactttttattttttctcgTGTGCTGTTGAGGCCCCAAAAGGTCATGGTGGAATGATGACAGGTAGATTTACAGACCGAATCAGGAGAAATCTGCCTCAAATGATGTGGTTCATTTTGAAGGTTGTTGgctgtttttacacattatCAGCGTATTTTATCATATTGATCTTGGAAGGGCTTgatgtttggatgttttgtttACCTCACATtcagagaaaatattttcaccAGTCTGCCACCATCATCTGATGAACAATGGTGGTTGTTGCTGGTACAAATATCACTTTTTCTGAAAACATACCTAGGTTAAATTGTGTTGATCCTGTTGATCTGATCCTGATAGTTCAGTAGTACTTTGCCAGTTGGTCGATCACTATTGTGATGAGTATTATGTCCTTCTCGTGACTCCCTCCATCAGTGGTAAGCCATCTTTTGTGGGTTTAAGCCCACAGTTTAGTTTTACAGGGGAGGGCGTTGAAAAGGTGCTTTCATTGTATTTTCCTGTTCCCTGGGTCCAGACTGctgacacatacacaacatgCCGCCCCTAAACATCGCACAGTGGAAGTGTTtggcctgcacacacaccacactgtGGTCAAAAGAATGTATTGCACAAGAATCGGATGActaaatgatgataaatgatgattTTGCTAAGTAGTTCtggctgttttaaaaaaaaaaacaacacacacacacacaacaacagtcTGAATAATTTACCCTGGAAGTTTACAGCCATCCATTTCCTTTTTGGTGATGGGAAGCCCCTTCTCTTTTATGTCAGTTAGACACAATAGAGAAGTGAGACTACACCGATATAAATTATTAGCACTACATAGTGGTTACAGGCCGACATTTCACAATGTCATAGGAATTTTCTAAGTTTAACTTAATACCATTTGTCCATTTATGAATTGAAATACATGAGACTTCACTACctcatgttattatttttaagagaTGAAGGCCACAATACAACGCCCAAATAAAAAGCCTGAGCCTCACTTAACCTTTACATTAACtccagaaaacattttctcacatcAGTGGTAGATGgttttttactttctctcatGCTGGAATTGGGAATGACTAAGCAAGGATGAGAGGAACTCTTTTAATGCACTATATGTATGGTATAATATGAGTAGTGCCACAAGACAGACTTTGAAAAAGCTTGAACTTATCTGTTCCATAGTCTGACCaagttaatatttaaactttagAGGTGATAAGTGATGCTTCAGTACTAAGGCCTTCTATTCAACAGTCTGAAACAGTTTATTAGAAATTTATACCCAAACTCCCACAGCATAAGACAAATGCAAAAGTGTTCAACACAtactgaataaaacacacaagccTCCaaagcatatactgtatgtgattaacaaacatttataaCCTATACTGTTGTAAACAATTTGGGAAACTCAGGACTTCTGTCTTCACTGCAGTATGCATATGGAAGAAAATTTACTTTTGTACCTGCTACAATGTGCAATTTTTGTACATTAGCATAGAGAAACAAACTCAACTTTGCAATGGTATGACTATATGCAAAGATTGCATCACTACCATAATCTCAACACAAGCTGTAAGTTGCACaagcatgtttattttaaatgctgaaatgtttaaaaatatgaaattattgttaaatatttgtagATATTAGCATACATTTGAAAACCCATTTCAAGCAAAAcatctgctttttaaattaaacaaaatgagtGCAATTtacaatacaaacattaaaGGGGACCtctatcatttaaaaaaatctacctTTTTGGAAAATAGGCATTTTGAGTAAGTTTTTTTTACCCATAAGAAATCACAATGTCCAATACATAACCCGACATcgcaaaaaaaataaaaaaagaagaaaacagagagagaaggtgtAAGACATCAGCACATCCCATTACAGTCATTTAAGTcaacaataacattttcatGTGAACAGAATTGTCCATGCAGAACAGAACAGcaaagcacagcacagcactatATGTCGCTATGGATCTCTGTGCATGTCTGTATTCAGCAGTCACTCCCTGTCACTCCTTTGAGGGGTTTCGCTTTGGAAACTGCGTATGGAGATGAGGTTTCATCACCATCGTGGCTGCCATCTCGAGTCTAATCTCTCTTCACACCACTTATAACTTGCTGCATTTACTACTGAGGTGGCCTCCACATTCATCTACTCTAGGTCAGGCATTTCtggaacagagacaaaaataaaaatatgacgTGAGCATGTGCTCTGACATGAATTTAACTCACCTACTAATAATGTTTATATGCAGTGTTTAGCATTATAACTGTCTTCTCATTCCTTGGGATCTAGTGActactaattaaaaaataacgAGACAGTTCTTTTACAATAGTACTTACTTTCATCGTCGCTGTCTGCAGAATCAtgctggaaaacaaagcaataaCAATAAGAATAACACTGCTACACTGAAGAAAATTCTTTAAACACCTGTCTATGTAATACAGAATAAAAGCcctcaaatatgttttatagaaAACATACCTCGTCTTCTGCACCATCTAAATCTGGTAGATCATCCCCCCCCATGCTGTTCATCATCTGGAGAAATGCACAGGAGACAACTATTAACATGCCATCCTGACAGTATGGCTGGTAATAGTCACAGTATAGATGGTGTGCATCAATATGTTACCTCTGAGAATTTGTCAAAACTTGACAAGTCCTCATCTGAGTCGTCTTCCCAGTCTTTCCAATTATTGAAGTCCACACTCAGCCAGTTGCACTAAGAGGAGATATATTCAAGTTTAAATAAGGTATCATTTTAACCCTTCTGTAAATTTCAGTGTTGATATCTACTTAGGTGCTTAGTTAGTTAACATGCGATATTATCACCATTCTTGGAAGTAACAAGCACAATTACGTATATGTTGCTTGAATGGAAAGTGAGTCATGTGCATAGTAATACATTATCATAATGAAAGTTCAGTGTTTCacacatattcatttatttgtagTGGTCCACCACTGTATTAACACAGACTGCCACATActtagcttttgttttgtttttttaaatggctgTTAATGCGCAGCACATCGATTAGCTCAACTacctttgttttgtctttggtaAGTCGTGGCCATGATTTTCCAGCCTCTGCTTTTCgtaaacaacacaacacagacctGTCGGTGCGTCTGTGTTTAGATTCCTGCAGACAATAAATGAGACTCTGATGAAGTCTTTATTATTTAACACATGCGGGAAGTGCGAATATGTCTGCAGGTGACAAACGTACTTTAGGCTCAATCTCCCCAAAAAGATCCACTGTATTCTGGTGCTTGATGTTATCTGTTCCACTGACACAGCTGTAAGAGAAAATAGATAGAGGTTATATCCCTTTACACTATACAGTTCAgggctatatatatatatatatagttacaCTCTCTGTGCTCACTTATACTAGACTCATCATTGACACAGGAGGTGTCTTGTGTCCAGCACttatagtttttaaattaatttttgcattttttattacgAGGAGAAGTATACATCTTCATAAATTAATGAGTCAACTGATttttttgggggaaaaaaaaatccaggcATCAATTATTATTCAACGCAAAATTACTTTTGTCTCTGAGGGGATCGCTCAAATGATTCTAGGAACAAGGTTTTGCTCTGTCAGTTCTAAGGATTTTGTCAGAAATCTTCACATTCAACTTACCTAAAATCAATTTTGGACTTGTCAAAATTAACTTGTACATCTTTACTGTCCTCCACGCAGAACTCAATAAAAACAGAGTCCCGTCTGTCATACCACTTAGCTGTTGCAGGCTGCCTAGTGAAAGAGAGTTAGACATTAACACAAAGCTACATTACTGAACACATAGCAGTGTGGTGCTTGTTAATATTGGTTAGGCATACACATTTCACAACCATCCAGGGGTTTCGATTCTGCTCTGGTTGTCCACGTGTACAAAGTGCAGTAATATTGCATCTAGTCATGTTCATGAAAGCTTCACTCATTCATTTCAGATTAGCCTCCACATAGTTTTAAAGTATCCTTAACCTGTTTAGCTGAAAGGCAAAAGTGCTCTAAGAAAAATATTTAGGAATAAACCCTTTCAGCACAATGATGCACCTGCTAATATTACATTACAGACATTTATCAACGCAGTAATTACACTTTAAACATTAGGGGGAATCGGCTAACGGCTAATACAACTGAAGCTGTGTCGTTATTTTGGACGTCAACTACtagagaaaacacatttgtctaAGATAAGGGCTGCTTATGTTACCAGTAACATGAATGTTATCACTGACCAGTGTGTATGGGTTCGTGTAGATTTTAGCTAAAGTGAAATCTTGTAAGCTAATCATGacactgtgtttttcagtgcTAGCATTACCCTTGTCCTGTAGTTTGACATTAGCCTGCTAGCTAACGATAACTAAGCCGAATTCAGGCGCGTAGACATAATTTTCCATAAACGCACCATCTTATGAGACAAGGAGGTGATAGATTATATACGGCTATAGGGAGGTTAGCTGTCGGATGATTCAACGATGTACCGTGCCTCTTGAAAGCCAGTATAAATGTAGCGCTGAGGCTAACGCGTGTGCTAGCACAGTTAGCTAGCGCTAACTGGCTGATCTGCAGTACATCATACTAGCTTTACTTGTAGCTAGTTAGCCGCGAACATTTGAAACTTGTTAGTAATCGCAAGACTTACATCTTGACTGTCTTAGCAATTAAACTCCCTCGTCGCACCACGATATAGATAACACTGTTACCTAGCTGTAGTGCCCGGCAAAAATTGCTGAGTGAAAGCTAAACAGTTAACTCCACCGTTTACAACGAGCTAAACATCGCGTGTTTTCCTCATTCCCTCGTGACGTACCAACCTCCGAGCATGCGCACGAGAGACAGTTCCGGAACGCGGATGTGCTCGTGCACGGGCTCCCCCGGACAGAGTGGAGCAGGTAAAAAAAAGTGACAGGTAGGATAGTTGATGAGAAGATGGATTAAAAGCTGTGTGCGAAAACAGCCCACATGCACCGATTCACTCCTCCTCTAATGTGCACGCAGCATCTCACGTAATAGATTAACTAGGATTTCGGACACGTGCTGATCCTCAAATGAAATCCCTCCCTGTGTCCTGACTCCGTGGCGAGGTTATTAGGAGGTCAGTGTGGTCATGTCTGATTTTGATCCAGTCTACTAAGTGATATTAGCAGGTTTTCTTGAAAAATAGCAGAGAAAGTCCTTCGATCCTTTACTACACAGAATAGACAAAAGTCAACTATGTTGAGGCAAACAAAATAGACCAGACTATTATTATTGAACCAGATTAGTGTTTAATATACCAATGTTTAAAATTCCTTTATTGCTGTTGTATTTAGTCAATGTGGAACTCATCTTGAgaccaaagagaaaaagagtaGAGGAAAAAGGAGATAAATCCCCTGTGAAGGTCTTCACTACTATATTTAAGGGCAGCATAAATACGAATTAGAAAAATCAAGAGAACAGGTTTGTTTGATGACATGagttgcaataaaaaaaaacaacttattgttattagttttgattatttaaaaaaagactaaagaGTGAGGGCGCTTCTTTATTTTAGACTCTAGCTTATGGTACAGATGGAGGGGTGGAAGCCAAAGCTTTTCCTTTGACAGCTTGCTTCTCAGCTGGCTATTTAACATATGCCTCTTTAGCATTGCTGTCAGCTATAATATCAGAGTGAAGCTTAGCTTTATCAGTTTAAGTCCCCGTAGGAGTGGAGGCTGTCAGATCCACCTGCTGCCATGGTGTTTGACTTATTGTGGTTTTTCTTTGTGGGCTAAAGCACTCAAGCAGCAGACAATGACATGGAAACTGACAGATTACTTTAAAGGAAAATGGGATGAATCTAGCTGATGCCAGTTTCAAGCAGTTGGACTTAGACAAGAGCGGAGTCAGGTTCAGAGGCAGCATCACCAGTATTAGGTTtggcagctgccagttgagTAAGATATAGCGGGGAAAGAAAGCAGCATCTTCAGATGAGTGGGAAATGTTCGTTGTGATTTGAGCCACTGATGACAAGGATGATAGCTTTGACAGAGTAACAAGACTGCCTCTGAGGGATGATGAAAATAGGGTAGGGTAGTTCCGATGGTCCATTAGATATGTCCATTTAAAGTTgattgcttttaaaaaaaacatttattttgtaaatatgcTCATACTAATGTTATAGCAAATAAATGAAGGGTTTCATTGGAAAGCATAAATagaaatggttttgtttttctgctaaGGAGAAATTAGTCAGCAGTGTAATCTAACTTTTATGTGTAGTTAAGTGTGTGTCAGGTATGCGCTAAATCGGAATAACAGTAACCGAATGTCttctgtgatgtgatgtgaattaTATTGCGTGATGTTGCTGCTCTAAGCTCTTCAAGCAGGGTGTGCCAAAGTCTATGTGCTCTGACAGCCAGGGCCAACTGTCACATCAGCAAATCCTACATctaccaaaaaaagaaaaataaataaataaataaaaatagatgagGGAACAGATTATAGCTTGGTTTCAGTGAAAGCCTTGCTGATGCTTTTTATCCCAGCTGTAGACTGGACAGAGATTTGTAATTTTACTGATAGCATTCTGTCAGCAGGGTTTTTAATTGGAAGCGAAAAAACCCTTCCACTTTCACTTCTAGAAAAATATGAAGGAATGATCAGAACAAATGCCTGGTTCCTACGAACGTAAAAATACCTAAACCATGAAGCAGTAGAAATTAGGAAATTCTTTGGACGCTCTTGTTATGATAAGTCAGTCTGAAGTCAGTTAGATTGCATCAGTTGATCATTGAATCAGAGAATACCTGTGACATGAGGTCACTTTGACACAGCGAGTATCTTGTATTTTAGTGGAAGTCAGCTTTTCAGCCCTGCATtaagcaaaaagcaaaacagagacTGTGTTGACGTGAGGACAATcccatattttatttaaccGCCCAAATGGATTTGCTCCTACCCTGAATTTCTGCTACTGgtacttttgtctttttccttcagAACTGCGCAGAAGTGATGTAGACAGTACTGATTAATTCAGAGTTGTCCTGGACCGCTGTTTTGCTGTCATATTGGAGAAATTACTTTCCCTATTGCATCTTGTGAATTTTTGTCAATTAGATCTCAGAGCCGAGAGcctcaaaacaacaacaacctgaacGATAAAACTCAAATTTATCAAATGCCAAATAGTTGTTGGTCACAGCTTTAGAAATGTTCTAATCCCCACttgatttaagtgtttttatcGTGTGTTTCCTTTGTCATTTACGTGATGtgagtaagaaagaaaaacatatatgatcactgaaataaagtaataaacaataaactacaTTACAGTGCACATACCAGCATAACATATTGTGTGTACATTcaaaacagaatattttctttgtaataataattgttagtattattattattattattattattattatagagaGTGGtattgattgaaaaaaaaagtttagcaCATGAAAAAGCTGTTGTTATATCCAGACAATGTATTCTGTCAGAAGTTAACAGAGGTTTTATTGCTGTGAATAAACGAGTGcattcagacagacagtttAATTTGCATCATAACTGAACGAGTGGGTATTCCCTCTGTGGCGTGTAGGCTGCACTCATGTGTGCTGTATTAAGCCTGTATTAAGCCTTGTGTTATGATTGAAGCTGTTTCTGACGACAAGAAATATGATTCACtcacagcaataaaataaataaataataacaataataataataataataataataaaaaatcccACAATCCACCATGTGTCAGCCAATCATGTCAGCTGAGTGACGAACTTCCTGGTCACATTTACTGGTAGGTCCCAGTTCCCCCGAATTTATGAGTATGTTTGCTCCTGGACTGTGGACAGGAAGGACGCGGTTTGGAGACGCAGGCtcacaatgaaaagaaagagcaaATTCTCTGCTGGAGAAAGCTGCCAAGTATCTGACGTGGTCGGAGCCAgataagaaggaaaaaaaaacaacaacacccaACTCCAAATGCTATTTACTCTGTGTTACGCCTAGCCCAAGGACGTACGAGGAAGGAAGGCAAACACAGGCGAGACTGGGGACGAGGTGCGGGGTTTGGATGGCGTTTACCACGGCCAGGGGAGGGTCGTTGAAATCCTAAAGATGCGTTACGAGCTTGGAGTACGTTTGGGTACCATGTCTTGACTCCAAAAGACTAATTATCCGCGGTTAAATTGCAGCAGCACGTCAGAAATTAAAGGCCTCCTCCGATGGAGCACAGTGCTCTTTAATCCAGCCACAAAGCTCCCTGACAGGCGGCGACGCGCTACGGCAAAGGGTGAGGTTATCCGAGCAGTcgggtggggggggggaaacCACTTAAGCTAAATGTTAACGCAAATGTAAAGAAGGTTAAGATAATGTTGCGAAATCGCTGAATGcacccccccctcctcctcccccgtTTTGCTGCCGATGATGCGGAGAATGGCCGAGTCGAAATATCGCCGAGCAGCTGTGATTACGCTTGTTCCAGTCCTTCAgtttgtcttcctctctttttctgttcaaCAGGACGCTTTACTCGCAATTGAAGGAATTTATGGGATCGCAAGGTAACTTTGAACCTAATGTTTTTGGGGTTTGCATGTGGGATTTCTTGTTTCCGCGCATGACGGggtttagttttctttgtttacagtCTGAATTTCTGAACAGCTGATACGTCTTCATGCTGCCCGTGGTGTATATCCTGACGTGCTGTAGCCACTGAGAGAAGCTGTCCTTGTAGAGATAAGATACTGacttcacaaacacatgcgCTGCAAACAAACCAACTGAAGCAGATGCAGATTAAGATAAATTATAGATCAAGTTTTTATTTGCAGCAAAGCTGTTTGGGCGCATATAAAAAGTAAATCCACTAAAGACAGCTGGTCACCAAACACTCTCATGGCTACATCTAAGCAAAACACAGCACTGTTCTTCataatacatataaaaacagcagcattagCTGGTTTATACAACTACATTTGATAAGTACAGACTGTTGTGTTCACTCATTGACTCTTCTGCTTTCTTTGTGCAGTTTCCTCTGATGAGATGAGTGTGCGTGCTGGCCAGGGCAGTGATGAGGTGCTGGTTTCACAGGCAGTGTGGGATTACCTGGCTGCAGCTGGGCGGCCCTGGCTCATTGACTTCCAGCACAAGCAAGGGATGAGCGCTGGTATCGTTAGgcgaggagagagggggggctGCTGTGCCGTGAGGCTGCAGCCTGTGGAGGGGTTCAGGAGTGCTGGGGCCGGGGTGATGGATGGACCTATCTCCAGTGAGACACGAAAAGCCTTCATTGACTTATGCCGCTGTGCCCGCAAAGAAATGAGCAAGCAGGAGGGGGGACCCAAGAGGAAGAGAGCTCTGCTGCCCTGTGTGGAGGTCCTGCAGCCAAACGGAGAAGGGAGCCTGCTTCAGCCCCCACCTCCCCAACCCCGGCGCTCccagagacagcagcagaggttCAGGAAGCCTGCTGATGAGGAGGCCTGCGCCATGCTCCATGAGGGAGCCCAGAGGAAGGACACTGACTCTAGCATGGCTGctcacagtgagacagaggaCAACAGTACATGTTCAATCTGTATGGGGGACATAGTGGAGAAGACTACACTGGAGAGGTGTGGCCATTCATTCTGTCACTCCTGTCTGGATCAAGCCTTTAAGGTGAAGAAAGCATGTCCTGTTTGTCGGCTGGTGTATGGCCAGTTGATTGGAAACCAGCCTGCCAATGGTACAATGATCGTAGAGAGAGACCCTGATCTGGAGCTTCCTGGCCATGAAGGCTATGGGTGTATTTGCATCATCTACAGCTTCCCTCCTGGCCTACAGGCGGTGAGTAGACCAAGAACATGTGCAGGAGCTGCTCAGTCTAATTAAACACAAATCCCTGTTGTTTTCGATAAGTACAGATTATAAATATCTTCAATTATGAGTACATAGaataacacaaacataataCATTTAAGAGTTTTGAGTTggaataaaacatgtatttgtaatTGTAAGTTGGCAAATACAAAAtccaaatatatatttattattataacaactTCCTCAATTATTTCATGgatttaaataagaaatattagATATAAAGCCTCAGAATAAGGAAGGCTACTTGAGATGGACTTTAACCTGGTGGAGCGGTGTATTCCCTGTGATATTTTACTGTCTACAAAGTTTTGTCCTTAAAGCTCAGATCAGAAGGACTTTGCTCTCCCCCACAGATGACAttataaaacagttttacaggCTGAGTAAAACTTCCCCTGATATACCAACATCCTTATGTGTAAAATCAGTGGAGTTTCCCCTAGTTTTCCTACCACAATAGACAGTTTGCAGGTGTCTCAGTGATGCCAGGAGGAGCCAGTATCTATTGCTGAACTGAAAGTTTCAAACGCAAATGGACAAATAATACAAAGAAGTGTTGTTTTTCAAAAGAGGAAATTaggctgaaataaaaataaaaacagacaataaataataacaatacattttatttataagtgCCCTTTTGAGCACTTAATGTCACTgtacaaacagtaaacaaataaataatacaaaaaggGTGGGACAGGACAATGCAGTCATGTGTTATAGTGAGTAGACGATCTTAAACTTGGTGTCCGAATAGATTCTGGACCATTTATGACCCTTTTAAATTGATCCTGTTTTAATACCTTCATCGCCAACAGCCAGAACACCCGAACCCAGGTGTTCGGTA
This region includes:
- the mipa gene encoding major intrinsic protein of lens fiber a: MWEFRSMSFWRAVFAEFYGTMFFVFFGLGAALRWTTGPHNVLHVAFCFGLAAATLIQSIGHISGGHINPAVTFAYLIGSQMSLFRAFFYIVAQCLGALAGAAVLYGVTPSNMRGNLALNTLQPGISLGMATTIEIFLTLQLVVCIFAVTDERRNGRLGSAALAIGFSVLMGHLLGMYYTGAGMNPARSFAPAVLVRNFVNHWVYWVGPMIGGAIGALLYDFMLFPRMRGLSERLATLKGTRPPEAEGQQETRGEPIELKTQAL
- the ptges3a gene encoding prostaglandin E synthase 3a — protein: MQPATAKWYDRRDSVFIEFCVEDSKDVQVNFDKSKIDFSCVSGTDNIKHQNTVDLFGEIEPKESKHRRTDRSVLCCLRKAEAGKSWPRLTKDKTKCNWLSVDFNNWKDWEDDSDEDLSSFDKFSEMMNSMGGDDLPDLDGAEDEHDSADSDDEKMPDLE
- the dtx3 gene encoding probable E3 ubiquitin-protein ligase DTX3, whose translation is MGSQVSSDEMSVRAGQGSDEVLVSQAVWDYLAAAGRPWLIDFQHKQGMSAGIVRRGERGGCCAVRLQPVEGFRSAGAGVMDGPISSETRKAFIDLCRCARKEMSKQEGGPKRKRALLPCVEVLQPNGEGSLLQPPPPQPRRSQRQQQRFRKPADEEACAMLHEGAQRKDTDSSMAAHSETEDNSTCSICMGDIVEKTTLERCGHSFCHSCLDQAFKVKKACPVCRLVYGQLIGNQPANGTMIVERDPDLELPGHEGYGCICIIYSFPPGLQAPEHPNPGVRYPGTDRVAYLPDSPEGNRVLGLLRRAFEQRLIFTIGTSMTTGMQNVITWNDIHHKTSIWGGPRCFGYPDPTYLVRVTEELREKGITAD